A portion of the Desulfurobacterium atlanticum genome contains these proteins:
- the surE gene encoding 5'/3'-nucleotidase SurE codes for MNILLSNDDGIRSEGLKALYDVLCEFGNVVVVAPDRERSAVGRALTLHRPIRCEKVAENWYAVDGTPTSCVYIGVHAVMNGKRPDMIIGGINRGPNLGEDITYSGTVSIAMEGALLGIPSIAFSLAAFKDFHWESAAKWAKKVVKTVIEEGLPDGCCLNVNIPNLPFESIKGIKITRQGKKAYSEKVEERKDPWGRSYFWIGGEEPNWKAEPGTDYWAIKKDFVSITPIQLDLTDYKALAVLENYNWK; via the coding sequence ATGAACATTTTACTTTCAAACGATGATGGTATAAGGTCTGAAGGTTTAAAAGCTCTTTACGATGTTCTATGTGAGTTTGGCAATGTTGTTGTAGTAGCCCCTGATAGGGAAAGAAGTGCAGTTGGCAGGGCTTTAACATTACATAGACCTATAAGATGTGAAAAAGTGGCTGAAAACTGGTATGCTGTTGATGGAACACCTACAAGCTGTGTTTATATAGGTGTTCATGCTGTTATGAACGGTAAAAGACCGGACATGATAATCGGAGGGATAAATAGAGGACCAAATCTTGGTGAAGATATTACATACTCCGGGACTGTTTCCATAGCGATGGAAGGTGCTCTATTAGGAATTCCGTCTATAGCTTTTTCCCTTGCTGCTTTTAAAGACTTTCATTGGGAATCAGCTGCGAAATGGGCAAAAAAAGTTGTAAAAACAGTAATAGAAGAAGGGTTACCGGACGGTTGCTGTTTGAATGTTAATATTCCAAATCTGCCTTTTGAGAGTATAAAAGGTATAAAAATTACAAGACAGGGAAAAAAAGCTTACAGTGAAAAAGTGGAGGAACGTAAAGATCCCTGGGGTAGAAGCTATTTCTGGATAGGTGGTGAGGAGCCGAACTGGAAAGCAGAACCTGGTACAGATTACTGGGCTATAAAAAAAGATTTTGTTTCAATAACACCTATTCAGCTTGACCTTACAGATTATAAAGCTCTTGCAGTACTTGAAAACTACAATTGGAAGTAA
- a CDS encoding Na(+)/H(+) antiporter subunit D, producing the protein MSVNFIHPSLFFFILAIVVPVLGRKRYDFWKWLLPVPGILALLVALTVKPGTYTLGHYLGYTLTAHVSSLSLIFLNIFAIEAIIAMIFSMHVKNPWHHVAAATYVGGAIACVLSGDYLTLYIFWELIAVASAFLIWLNEDLDCAPVVAFRYLLFHIVSGLFLLAGIFLRYKYEGTFAFISADVHHLNFYDWLILISFAINAAVVPFHAWIHDAYPRSTVPGIVFMNAYTTKTAVFALATVFTGMHLLAVAGTIMTIFGAAMALIENNARKILTYHIISQVGYMVAGIGIGGALGLNGGIAHAYADILFKGLLFMAVGVIIYSTGRRKLTEMGGLAYKLPWVMIFYMVGALSISGAPLFAAYVTKTMVIAGAAEEHMKLLALGLEVAAVGTFLSVGLKLPYFAFFHKKEFDGEVKKPIPKNMYVGMAMAAFMCVLVGSYPHFLYKMLPIQPVEYHPYTASHILSTLQLLGFTGLGFYLLRKIVKPHDKIILDLQYLYYDFTKWLVMVFANIVAAVDSFWSTVYKKVGVAFLVWAANFTSIFDRGIIDGIVDGSARSIENGGTILSRLQTGKLNDYIEYALAFGFAIILILYFILH; encoded by the coding sequence ATGAGTGTTAATTTTATCCATCCATCACTGTTTTTCTTTATACTGGCTATAGTTGTTCCTGTTCTTGGCAGGAAAAGGTATGATTTCTGGAAGTGGCTGTTGCCTGTCCCTGGGATACTTGCGTTGCTTGTAGCACTTACAGTAAAGCCTGGGACATACACCCTTGGACATTATCTTGGATACACTTTAACCGCCCATGTATCAAGTTTATCATTAATCTTCTTGAATATATTCGCCATAGAAGCAATAATTGCAATGATTTTTTCCATGCATGTTAAAAACCCGTGGCACCACGTTGCTGCTGCAACTTATGTTGGCGGTGCTATTGCATGTGTACTTTCTGGAGATTACCTTACTCTTTATATATTCTGGGAGCTTATAGCGGTAGCTTCAGCGTTTTTAATCTGGCTCAATGAAGACCTTGACTGTGCCCCTGTTGTAGCATTCAGATATTTGCTATTCCACATAGTCAGTGGACTTTTTCTCCTTGCAGGTATCTTTTTAAGATATAAATATGAAGGAACCTTTGCTTTTATATCAGCAGATGTTCATCATTTAAACTTTTACGACTGGCTTATACTCATAAGTTTTGCCATTAACGCTGCAGTTGTTCCATTTCATGCGTGGATTCATGATGCTTATCCTCGCTCCACAGTGCCGGGTATAGTGTTTATGAACGCTTATACAACAAAAACAGCCGTTTTTGCCCTTGCTACAGTGTTTACTGGAATGCACCTTTTAGCTGTAGCAGGAACAATAATGACAATATTTGGTGCTGCAATGGCACTTATTGAAAACAATGCAAGGAAAATACTTACATACCATATCATCTCTCAGGTAGGTTACATGGTTGCAGGTATCGGTATTGGTGGAGCTTTAGGGCTAAACGGCGGTATAGCTCACGCCTATGCTGATATCCTGTTTAAAGGACTTCTTTTTATGGCCGTAGGTGTGATTATCTACTCAACCGGAAGAAGAAAACTCACAGAAATGGGAGGACTTGCATACAAACTTCCGTGGGTTATGATTTTCTATATGGTGGGAGCACTTTCAATCTCTGGAGCACCTCTTTTTGCTGCTTATGTAACTAAAACCATGGTTATAGCAGGAGCAGCTGAAGAGCACATGAAACTTCTTGCTCTTGGACTTGAAGTTGCGGCTGTTGGAACTTTCCTTTCTGTTGGATTAAAACTTCCCTATTTTGCCTTTTTCCACAAGAAGGAATTTGATGGAGAAGTGAAAAAGCCTATTCCAAAAAATATGTATGTCGGAATGGCGATGGCTGCTTTTATGTGTGTTCTTGTTGGTTCATATCCACATTTCCTGTATAAAATGCTACCGATTCAGCCTGTAGAATATCATCCTTATACCGCATCTCATATACTTTCAACCCTACAGCTTCTTGGATTTACGGGGCTTGGATTTTACCTTCTAAGAAAAATTGTTAAGCCTCACGACAAAATTATCCTTGACCTGCAATATCTTTACTACGATTTTACAAAATGGCTTGTGATGGTGTTTGCCAATATTGTGGCAGCTGTAGATAGCTTCTGGTCAACAGTTTACAAAAAGGTTGGAGTTGCATTTCTTGTCTGGGCAGCAAACTTTACATCCATATTTGATAGAGGAATTATAGATGGTATTGTTGATGGAAGTGCCAGATCTATTGAAAATGGAGGCACTATTTTAAGCAGATTACAGACAGGAAAGCTTAACGATTACATAGAATACGCCCTTGCTTTTGGGTTTGCAATTATCCTTATTCTTTACTTTATACTACATTAA
- a CDS encoding prenyltransferase produces MVSYEKIKAFIRLSKPFKFLTMIYPFLLGTVIAIWDTGKVDVGLFLISLGILILAVECVYVQNDVADLKTDSENPSAFTGGSKVLVEGLMKPKEALFIAYLSGILAVLLGLIFVFKYRFSWNFYLLCFVLFILAYGYTGWPFKFAYRGLGEIVLAFTNAVAPTLIAYMFQARHFSWLPVVLSVPYMVSVFAQKVLREFPDYGPDRKAGKRNLVVRFGKERMAPVYFFSLYVYIFSLIFAVFFLIHKRLYLISVLPVAYLFVLCYKIISIVKWRPDFYNDYEVLKVLNGKGFKLMFDTNIVFIFILFLDLFIKKVRG; encoded by the coding sequence ATGGTAAGTTACGAGAAAATAAAAGCTTTTATAAGGCTTTCAAAGCCGTTTAAGTTTCTTACTATGATTTATCCGTTTCTCCTTGGAACGGTGATTGCCATATGGGATACAGGAAAGGTGGATGTTGGACTTTTTCTTATCAGTCTTGGAATACTGATTTTAGCTGTTGAATGTGTTTATGTTCAGAATGATGTTGCCGATTTAAAAACTGACAGTGAAAATCCTTCTGCTTTCACTGGTGGGTCAAAAGTTCTTGTGGAAGGGCTTATGAAGCCTAAAGAAGCCCTTTTTATTGCCTATCTTTCTGGTATTCTTGCTGTTTTGCTCGGACTTATTTTTGTTTTTAAATACCGTTTTTCATGGAATTTTTACCTTTTATGTTTTGTTCTTTTTATTCTGGCTTACGGTTATACCGGCTGGCCGTTTAAATTTGCTTATAGGGGACTTGGAGAAATTGTTCTTGCATTTACAAATGCCGTTGCTCCTACTCTTATAGCGTATATGTTTCAGGCAAGACATTTTTCATGGTTGCCTGTAGTTTTATCTGTTCCTTACATGGTTTCAGTGTTTGCTCAAAAAGTTTTGAGAGAATTTCCAGATTATGGACCGGATAGGAAAGCCGGGAAAAGGAATCTGGTTGTTAGATTTGGAAAAGAAAGAATGGCTCCTGTTTATTTTTTCTCCCTTTATGTTTATATTTTCTCTCTGATTTTTGCTGTTTTCTTTCTGATTCATAAGAGATTATATCTTATATCGGTTTTACCCGTAGCTTATCTGTTTGTTCTCTGTTATAAAATTATATCTATCGTGAAGTGGCGTCCTGATTTTTATAACGATTACGAAGTGTTAAAAGTTTTAAATGGTAAAGGTTTTAAGTTGATGTTTGACACAAATATTGTGTTTATCTTTATTCTTTTTCTGGATTTGTTTATAAAGAAGGTGAGAGGATAA
- a CDS encoding complex I subunit 4 family protein, translating into MVLTGLILLPIVAALVVPFIKDEKAVRIYSLIVGFGEILLSIPLITGFKPDGGFQFVEKIPWIPSLGLNYYLGVDGISILMVLLTTFLLPITVLCSWTYIKKRVKEFHIAILLTTAACVGLFSSLNLVLFYIFWEAILIPMYLIIAIWGGPRKKYASIKFFLYTLAGSVLLLVSIIAFYKAGGTFSIPELMNRKFSLTFQILTFIAMAIAFAIKVPTFPLHTWLPAAHVEAPTAGSVILASILLKMGTYGFLRLCLPLTPEGSLTLAPLMIVLSVISIIYGGFVALGQTDIKKLIAYSSVAHMGFVTLGIFMFNLFGIEGAIMQMLNHGIVTGALFIMVGALYERSHSREIVDNLGLSKYLPIFTGFFLLFSLASFGFPGTNSFVGEAMVLIGTFAKDVPTGLAVIPGAMLAAAYMLRLTIKLAWGEPSKAKNWKDLNIREMAMLIPLALLVVYIGVAPKLFIKTIEPSVKDLIIHVEKNSSGKLKKSPNIWHGERR; encoded by the coding sequence ATGGTTTTAACCGGATTGATACTTCTTCCGATAGTGGCGGCTTTGGTGGTTCCTTTTATAAAGGATGAGAAGGCTGTGAGGATTTATTCCCTCATCGTTGGATTTGGAGAGATTTTACTTTCTATACCTTTAATTACCGGCTTTAAGCCGGATGGTGGTTTTCAGTTTGTAGAAAAGATACCATGGATACCTTCCCTGGGACTTAACTATTATCTTGGTGTTGATGGAATAAGTATTTTGATGGTGCTTTTGACAACTTTTCTTCTTCCAATTACCGTCCTATGTTCCTGGACTTACATAAAGAAAAGAGTAAAAGAGTTTCACATAGCAATACTTCTTACAACTGCAGCATGTGTAGGACTATTTTCTTCTTTAAACCTCGTCCTGTTTTACATTTTCTGGGAAGCGATACTTATACCGATGTATCTGATCATAGCCATCTGGGGAGGACCACGAAAAAAATACGCTTCTATTAAATTTTTCCTTTACACACTTGCAGGAAGCGTGCTGTTGCTTGTTTCCATTATCGCCTTTTACAAAGCAGGAGGCACTTTCTCAATTCCTGAGCTTATGAATCGTAAATTTTCTCTCACATTCCAGATTCTTACGTTTATCGCTATGGCAATCGCCTTTGCTATTAAAGTTCCAACGTTTCCGCTTCACACATGGCTACCTGCAGCTCACGTTGAAGCTCCAACAGCCGGTAGTGTAATTCTTGCTTCAATACTCCTTAAAATGGGAACTTACGGATTTTTAAGGTTATGTCTTCCCCTTACTCCTGAAGGAAGTCTAACGCTTGCCCCTTTAATGATTGTCCTTTCTGTAATTTCAATCATTTATGGTGGATTTGTTGCCCTTGGACAGACAGATATTAAAAAGCTTATAGCTTATTCATCTGTAGCTCATATGGGGTTTGTAACTCTGGGTATCTTTATGTTTAATCTGTTTGGTATAGAAGGCGCCATAATGCAGATGTTAAACCACGGAATTGTTACAGGTGCCCTTTTTATAATGGTTGGTGCTTTATATGAAAGAAGCCACAGCAGAGAGATAGTTGACAATTTAGGTCTTTCAAAATATCTGCCCATATTTACAGGTTTTTTTCTTCTCTTTTCTCTTGCATCTTTTGGATTTCCTGGAACAAACAGTTTTGTGGGTGAAGCTATGGTTCTTATAGGAACTTTTGCTAAAGACGTACCGACAGGGCTTGCAGTGATTCCTGGAGCAATGCTTGCAGCTGCATATATGCTAAGGTTAACCATAAAGCTTGCATGGGGAGAACCGTCAAAAGCTAAAAACTGGAAGGACCTTAATATCAGAGAAATGGCGATGTTGATTCCACTTGCTCTACTTGTAGTTTATATAGGAGTTGCTCCAAAACTGTTTATAAAAACCATAGAACCATCTGTCAAAGATTTAATAATCCATGTGGAGAAAAACTCGTCTGGAAAACTTAAAAAATCACCTAATATCTGGCATGGAGAGAGAAGATGA
- a CDS encoding NADH-quinone oxidoreductase subunit N gives MNGFALVIPELFQLFIVVVLFILAVSRWEKNVSWFPYLTAIGVVVSVLSLFNSGTLFYGTYKIDLLSQIFKATISIGFFLFSLLAVKNKTVEDEKKPDYLLLLSLSALGLMLISSAVELITIYIALEIASYAFYAVVPLRAKSKEAAEAGIKYIMFSAVMTAISLYGLSFIYADAHTTFLSQFKSIAWNLNTHPMATVGLTLFIVGFLFKIALFPFHFWAPDAYQGMSNETAAYSATIPKLGSIIVLIRILEAVYPSAAVASTLAVFAAIAMTVGNITALVQNDIKRVLGYSSVAHAGYMTVALLVQSKDSLANVVFYAVGYIFMNFLAFWVICKISKSGENITFENLKGLYRKAPVLAFAITVAAMALTGLPPTCGFIGKFFLLTGAWGKGFDWLIVVAALNTAISAYYYLKLVRFSYAEEGNEEKDISISLFDSSVALILSAIVFLIGIIPSPIYQLAIKATNMIK, from the coding sequence ATGAACGGATTTGCCCTTGTAATTCCGGAACTGTTTCAACTTTTTATAGTAGTGGTGCTTTTCATACTTGCAGTAAGTAGATGGGAAAAAAATGTTTCCTGGTTTCCTTATCTTACAGCAATAGGAGTGGTTGTTTCTGTTCTTTCTTTATTTAATTCAGGCACTTTATTTTACGGGACGTATAAAATTGACCTTCTCTCTCAAATTTTTAAAGCAACAATATCTATCGGGTTCTTCCTTTTTTCACTTCTTGCGGTAAAGAACAAAACTGTTGAAGATGAAAAAAAACCTGACTATCTTTTACTTTTGTCACTTAGTGCTCTTGGATTAATGCTAATCTCTTCTGCTGTAGAACTTATAACGATATACATAGCTCTTGAGATAGCATCCTACGCGTTTTATGCTGTTGTTCCTTTAAGAGCAAAGAGTAAAGAGGCTGCTGAAGCAGGTATTAAATACATAATGTTCAGTGCTGTTATGACGGCAATATCTCTTTACGGATTATCCTTTATATACGCTGATGCTCACACAACATTTCTTTCACAATTTAAAAGTATAGCATGGAACTTAAATACCCATCCTATGGCTACTGTCGGACTTACACTATTTATAGTTGGATTTCTCTTTAAAATTGCCCTGTTCCCCTTCCATTTCTGGGCTCCTGATGCGTATCAGGGAATGTCAAATGAAACAGCCGCATATTCAGCTACAATTCCAAAACTTGGCTCAATAATCGTTTTAATAAGAATACTTGAAGCTGTATATCCTTCAGCTGCTGTTGCTTCAACCCTTGCTGTATTTGCAGCCATTGCAATGACGGTCGGAAATATTACAGCCCTTGTTCAAAACGACATCAAAAGAGTTCTTGGATACTCAAGTGTAGCCCATGCAGGTTATATGACAGTAGCACTTCTTGTTCAATCAAAAGATTCCCTTGCAAATGTGGTATTTTACGCAGTAGGATACATTTTTATGAACTTTTTAGCATTCTGGGTTATCTGTAAGATTTCAAAAAGTGGAGAAAACATTACTTTTGAAAACCTTAAAGGACTGTATAGAAAAGCTCCTGTACTGGCATTTGCAATCACAGTAGCAGCTATGGCACTTACAGGCTTACCGCCAACATGTGGATTTATAGGCAAATTTTTCCTTTTAACAGGTGCCTGGGGGAAAGGATTTGATTGGTTAATTGTGGTGGCAGCGCTTAATACCGCCATTTCAGCTTATTACTATCTAAAACTTGTAAGATTCTCCTATGCTGAAGAAGGAAATGAAGAAAAAGATATTTCCATCTCGCTGTTTGATTCTTCTGTTGCACTTATACTATCAGCGATAGTATTCTTAATAGGTATCATACCAAGCCCAATTTATCAGTTAGCAATAAAAGCAACAAATATGATAAAGTAA
- a CDS encoding universal stress protein has protein sequence MKVLFPTIFEKFSFGILKEIIKLKEAGLEEVVFLYVVELEKVIVPKTGELLKGELEKEKKKAAEGFRKWQLLLEEYGIKAKYYVKLGKAVEKILETALDENVDLVILGHRKRRSFLGILFSSLGSTALTFIKVTAFPVLVFPSTFKEHEKVSIFEKIEIATDLSKNAYRTVEYILKFKPLIEKVVVTHVLKRRDNIEEVENKLKEIVEHLKAEGIKDVSYKLIEHTDPADAILESAQEENVNLIAMGIIGTHEEERMKYNLFWFGSVAQKVTDDADIPVLLVPPERETEKIKEMLKNGE, from the coding sequence ATGAAAGTGCTGTTTCCTACAATCTTTGAAAAGTTTTCATTTGGAATTTTAAAAGAGATAATCAAACTAAAAGAAGCAGGACTTGAAGAAGTTGTTTTTTTATACGTTGTAGAACTTGAAAAAGTTATTGTTCCAAAAACAGGGGAACTTCTAAAAGGTGAACTTGAAAAGGAGAAGAAGAAAGCTGCAGAAGGTTTTAGAAAGTGGCAGCTGCTTCTTGAGGAATATGGAATTAAAGCAAAATATTATGTAAAACTTGGAAAAGCTGTTGAGAAAATTCTTGAAACAGCACTTGATGAAAATGTTGATCTTGTCATTTTAGGACACAGAAAAAGAAGAAGCTTCTTAGGAATACTATTTAGCAGTCTCGGCTCAACAGCCCTAACATTCATAAAAGTTACCGCTTTTCCAGTTCTTGTATTCCCCTCAACCTTTAAAGAGCACGAGAAAGTTTCCATTTTTGAGAAAATAGAGATAGCAACAGATTTATCAAAAAACGCTTACAGAACGGTGGAATATATACTTAAATTTAAACCTTTAATTGAAAAAGTCGTTGTTACCCATGTTCTTAAGAGAAGAGATAATATAGAAGAAGTAGAAAATAAACTAAAGGAAATTGTAGAACATCTTAAGGCAGAAGGCATAAAAGATGTTTCTTATAAGCTTATAGAGCATACAGACCCTGCAGATGCCATTCTTGAATCTGCTCAGGAAGAGAATGTAAATCTTATAGCAATGGGAATTATCGGAACCCACGAAGAGGAAAGAATGAAATATAACCTTTTCTGGTTTGGAAGTGTAGCTCAAAAAGTAACCGATGACGCTGACATTCCGGTTCTTCTTGTGCCACCAGAAAGGGAGACAGAAAAGATCAAAGAGATGCTGAAAAACGGAGAGTAG
- a CDS encoding homocysteine biosynthesis protein — protein sequence MEGIYTVEEIQTRAIPFNQIDGVTCATFAVISTPALIYEFRFAESGKYRKAVKVSIDGEDTSVGPAPNETLGLVDGIVSRPAFIQKLIEGRKVKAIVTAEKLNGKKDVLEINLSLKDFDYAKLFFTRVCVKNYMGFISYEPVKTIFAADTLNPGEFTFSGCGALNPHEHFTIKPGEKIFIAGTTGVVTGEGTRSKPEKPNIAVLCDLREVKKEYFGIFKTGGGVEYYLGLGIKRKITKEEYKKIVKKTPDKITLPVANVVGRDVICKKSYQDVWKFDESFSFSKEKCKNCSPCFVEEFCPADAFRKEEGFLSHCMFCGRCLLKCPHKAVEGNTGTVDINGRSYSIAFRQSSLKRAREIATMLKTFDKIGLT from the coding sequence ATGGAAGGAATATATACCGTTGAAGAGATTCAAACCAGAGCCATACCTTTTAATCAGATAGATGGTGTTACCTGTGCAACTTTTGCTGTAATTTCAACACCGGCTCTCATCTACGAATTTCGGTTTGCAGAAAGTGGAAAATACCGTAAAGCAGTAAAAGTTTCAATAGATGGTGAAGATACTTCTGTTGGTCCTGCACCCAACGAAACACTTGGACTTGTTGATGGTATAGTTAGCAGACCTGCTTTTATACAGAAGTTGATTGAAGGCAGAAAGGTAAAAGCAATTGTAACAGCTGAAAAGTTAAACGGAAAAAAAGATGTTTTAGAAATTAATCTATCTTTAAAAGATTTTGACTACGCTAAACTTTTCTTTACAAGGGTATGTGTAAAAAACTACATGGGATTCATAAGTTATGAGCCTGTAAAAACAATATTTGCAGCAGATACATTAAATCCCGGGGAGTTTACATTTTCAGGGTGCGGAGCACTAAATCCTCATGAACACTTCACCATAAAACCGGGAGAAAAAATATTCATAGCCGGAACAACAGGAGTAGTAACAGGAGAAGGAACGAGAAGTAAACCTGAAAAGCCGAACATAGCTGTTTTATGTGATTTAAGAGAGGTTAAAAAGGAATATTTTGGAATATTTAAAACAGGCGGAGGTGTAGAGTACTATCTTGGCCTTGGGATAAAAAGAAAAATAACGAAAGAGGAATACAAAAAAATAGTAAAGAAAACGCCTGATAAAATCACACTCCCTGTAGCAAATGTAGTTGGAAGAGATGTTATCTGTAAAAAATCGTACCAGGATGTATGGAAATTTGACGAAAGTTTTTCTTTCAGTAAAGAAAAATGTAAAAACTGCAGCCCGTGTTTTGTGGAAGAGTTCTGCCCGGCAGACGCATTCAGAAAAGAAGAGGGTTTTCTCTCTCATTGCATGTTCTGTGGAAGATGCCTCTTAAAATGTCCTCATAAAGCTGTAGAAGGAAATACAGGAACAGTTGATATCAATGGAAGATCATATAGTATAGCATTCAGACAATCCTCTCTTAAAAGAGCAAGAGAGATAGCAACAATGCTTAAAACTTTTGATAAAATAGGTTTAACTTAA
- a CDS encoding response regulator has translation MKALIVDDVLFTRLIMEEALKIAQSKGKLNLSHIEQAESYKEAVKKLQKEQFNLVITDINLKDGLGTELAKFVKRKYPESKVIALTMYPEEFEKYKDVFDEFIKKPISSEELEEKIEKIIK, from the coding sequence TTGAAAGCTTTAATCGTTGATGATGTTCTATTCACAAGACTTATAATGGAAGAAGCTCTAAAAATTGCTCAAAGCAAGGGAAAACTAAACCTTTCCCATATAGAGCAGGCTGAAAGTTATAAAGAAGCTGTAAAGAAACTGCAAAAAGAACAGTTTAACCTGGTAATTACTGATATAAACTTAAAAGACGGTTTAGGAACAGAACTGGCGAAATTTGTTAAAAGAAAATACCCTGAAAGTAAAGTTATAGCTCTTACAATGTATCCCGAAGAGTTTGAGAAGTACAAAGATGTTTTTGATGAATTTATAAAAAAACCTATATCATCAGAAGAACTTGAAGAAAAAATAGAAAAAATAATTAAATGA
- a CDS encoding coproporphyrinogen III oxidase family protein has translation MNLINSALVPAMRYKLSKTLVFRKAVGEAPADDMNSKGKKLLYIHVPYCEEVCPFCCFNSYDLYKYKNTIKEYFQAVKKEIEMYKDLGYDFNSAYVGGGTPTTVPDELAEILQLIRKEFNITEISIEANPRISDETVKIFQEAGLDRLSVGIQSFNDTLLKEIGRYEKYGSGEEIKERVKELIGKFRIVNLDFIFNLPTQTKEILKSDLETAIELGADQITCYPLMVAEQNVHNIKQMGKVDYDKEKNMYFNTILPTMREKYIPASSWCFSRKREDKKIDMIDEYIVDYQDYIGVGCGSFSFSNGYVNMNAYTIPLYITLIKEGKFPTIMRSYKLAKKDHMRYYMMMSLFGRRLNKEKFEERFGVPYERGLWWESRFVKLMGMATEERGNVYTTKKGMYAFLIMLRQFFVYANRLRYIGKKGSVEVESELKKLINDSDRAFAVNE, from the coding sequence ATGAACTTAATCAATTCAGCCCTTGTTCCAGCAATGAGATATAAACTTTCTAAAACACTTGTTTTCAGGAAAGCCGTAGGAGAAGCACCGGCTGATGATATGAACAGTAAAGGAAAGAAGCTTCTCTATATCCATGTGCCTTACTGTGAAGAAGTATGTCCATTCTGTTGCTTTAACAGCTACGACCTTTACAAGTATAAAAATACTATAAAAGAGTACTTCCAGGCGGTAAAGAAAGAGATAGAGATGTATAAAGATTTAGGTTATGACTTTAACTCTGCATACGTTGGCGGAGGTACTCCAACAACAGTTCCAGATGAACTAGCCGAAATTCTTCAACTTATAAGAAAAGAGTTTAACATCACAGAAATCTCCATAGAAGCAAATCCAAGAATTTCCGATGAAACGGTGAAAATATTTCAGGAAGCAGGGCTTGACAGGCTTTCTGTGGGAATACAGAGCTTTAATGATACCCTTTTAAAAGAGATAGGAAGATATGAAAAGTATGGAAGTGGAGAAGAGATAAAAGAAAGGGTTAAAGAGTTAATTGGAAAATTTAGAATAGTAAATCTTGATTTCATATTTAATCTGCCGACGCAAACAAAAGAGATTCTTAAATCAGACCTTGAAACGGCAATAGAGCTTGGAGCTGACCAGATAACCTGCTATCCTCTTATGGTTGCAGAGCAAAATGTTCACAACATCAAACAGATGGGAAAAGTTGATTATGATAAAGAAAAAAACATGTATTTCAATACAATACTTCCTACAATGAGAGAAAAGTATATTCCAGCTTCTTCCTGGTGCTTCTCAAGAAAAAGGGAAGATAAAAAGATAGATATGATAGATGAATACATCGTAGATTATCAGGACTATATCGGAGTTGGATGTGGTTCTTTCTCTTTTTCCAACGGGTATGTGAATATGAACGCCTACACAATTCCTCTCTACATAACACTTATAAAGGAAGGTAAGTTTCCAACCATTATGCGTTCATATAAACTTGCGAAGAAAGATCACATGAGATACTACATGATGATGAGTCTTTTTGGAAGAAGATTAAACAAAGAGAAATTTGAAGAAAGATTCGGTGTGCCTTATGAAAGGGGGCTGTGGTGGGAATCACGGTTTGTTAAGCTCATGGGAATGGCAACTGAAGAAAGGGGCAATGTTTATACAACAAAAAAAGGGATGTATGCCTTCCTGATAATGCTCAGACAGTTCTTCGTTTATGCCAACAGATTAAGGTATATAGGAAAGAAGGGTTCTGTTGAAGTTGAAAGTGAACTTAAAAAACTTATTAATGATTCCGATAGAGCGTTTGCTGTAAATGAGTGA